From a single Lolium rigidum isolate FL_2022 chromosome 7, APGP_CSIRO_Lrig_0.1, whole genome shotgun sequence genomic region:
- the LOC124676938 gene encoding expansin-B5-like, giving the protein MASRGTLLFAALPVILSLLVSPISCWSSGGATWYGSPYGAGSDGGACGYQGAVSQRPFKSMIAAGGPSFFKDGKGCGACYQVKCTGNSACSGRPVTVAITDSCPDGICASEDHFDMSGTAFGAMAYRGKADRLRSAGQLQISYRRVPCKYNGMKISFKVDAGSNPYYLAVMVMYQAGDGDLSAVDVMQGGCRAGHHDDSGKPWTRMQQSWGATYIINSNDGKPLSAPFSFRLTSGSGKVIIATNAIPAGWSAGTSYRSSVNYRA; this is encoded by the exons ATGGCTAGTCGAGGCACTCTGCTGTTTGCGGCATTACCCGTCATCCTGTCACTTCTTGTGAGCCCCATCTCCTGCTGGTCCTCCGGCGGCGCGACGTGGTACGGGAGCCCTTACGGCGCCGGCAGCGACG GTGGCGCGTGCGGTTACCAAGGCGCCGTCAGCCAGCGCCCGTTCAAGTCCATGATCGCCGCCGGCGGGCCCTCCTTCTTCAAGGACGGCAAAGGCTGCGGCGCATGTTACCAG GTTAAGTGCACCGGCAACAGCGCCTGCTCCGGTCGCCCAGTGACCGTCGCCATCACGGACTCCTGCCCTGACGGCATATGCGCCTCGGAGGATCACTTCGACATGAGCGGCACCGCCTTCGGCGCCATGGCCTACCGGGGGAAGGCCGATCGCCTCCGCTCCGCCGGACAACTCCAGATCAGTTACAGGAG GGTGCCGTGCAAGTACAACGGCATGAAGATTTCCTTCAAGGTGGACGCAGGCTCCAACCCGTACTACCTCGCCGTGATGGTCATGTACCAGGCTGGCGACGGGGACCTCTCCGCCGTCGACGTCATGCAGGGCGGATGCAGGGCCGGCCACCACGACGACAGCGGCAAGCCGTGGACGAGGATGCAGCAGTCATGGGGCGCCACGTATATCATCAACTCCAACGACGGGAAGCCTCTGAGCGCGCCGTTCTCGTTCAGGCTCACCTCGGGCTCCGGCAAGGTGATCATCGCCACCAACGCGATCCCCGCCGGATGGTCGGCCGGGACGAGCTACCGCTCCTCCGTGAACTACAGAGCCTAA